A region from the Paraburkholderia youngii genome encodes:
- a CDS encoding amino acid ABC transporter permease: MAALSSCYGAYMTEIFRAGIQSIPKGKWDAARALGLSHGMMMRLVILPQALRVIIPPTGNQFIAMLKDSSLVSVVGVWELTYVATTEGQREFRHMEMLISASVIYWLLSMVLEVMQSRIERRFRRSAR, from the coding sequence GTGGCCGCTTTGTCGTCGTGCTATGGGGCCTATATGACCGAGATCTTTCGCGCCGGCATTCAAAGCATTCCGAAAGGGAAGTGGGATGCGGCACGCGCGCTCGGTCTCAGCCACGGCATGATGATGCGGCTCGTGATTCTGCCGCAGGCTCTGCGTGTGATCATTCCTCCGACCGGCAATCAGTTCATCGCGATGCTGAAGGATAGTTCGCTGGTATCCGTCGTCGGTGTGTGGGAGCTGACCTATGTCGCGACCACCGAAGGGCAGCGCGAATTCCGTCACATGGAGATGCTGATCAGCGCGTCGGTGATTTACTGGCTGCTGTCGATGGTGCTCGAAGTGATGCAGTCGCGTATCGAACGCCGCTTCAGGAGGTCCGCGCGATGA
- a CDS encoding helix-turn-helix domain-containing protein produces the protein MTTNQAANRTATAAAAMPAAFDYTHFDTYTKAPRAQLPMWRERVGHFLDVPISRRQLADGFRGSIDTYRAGGMAFTDCRTDPVAQARSVARISTDNVRQLVFHVAVEGTFETTTGLYPKRVALQTRPSILALDMNQPMQMTRGPCRLVALFVPRHLIDPVLPEAESIHGRMIEYETPLARLIPAHLADLCRRLPTMDAPAAQEAFHTCALLMAAAFGKETGLTGGARAVARTAMFAAARRYIDANLGQPDLTVDSVLAMSQLSRPTLYRLFEPEGGLHAYIRNRRLREAADELHRYPRRPVIDVAYGWGFNSASDFNRAFRRAYDMSPGDFRAAASAINSGR, from the coding sequence TTGACGACCAATCAGGCAGCCAACCGCACCGCAACCGCGGCCGCAGCAATGCCAGCGGCTTTCGACTACACCCACTTCGACACCTACACCAAGGCGCCGCGCGCGCAATTGCCTATGTGGCGCGAGCGCGTCGGCCATTTTCTCGACGTGCCGATCTCGCGCCGGCAACTCGCCGACGGCTTTCGCGGCAGCATCGACACCTATCGCGCCGGTGGCATGGCCTTCACGGATTGCCGCACCGATCCGGTCGCGCAAGCGCGCTCGGTCGCTCGCATTTCGACCGATAACGTGCGCCAGCTCGTGTTTCACGTGGCCGTCGAAGGGACCTTCGAGACGACCACCGGCCTCTATCCGAAGCGCGTCGCGCTGCAAACGCGGCCGAGCATCCTCGCACTCGACATGAATCAGCCGATGCAGATGACGCGGGGGCCGTGCCGCCTGGTCGCGCTGTTTGTGCCGCGCCATCTGATCGATCCGGTGCTGCCGGAAGCGGAGTCGATACATGGCCGCATGATCGAATATGAAACGCCGCTTGCGCGGCTGATTCCCGCGCATCTGGCCGATCTATGCCGCAGGTTGCCCACGATGGACGCGCCCGCGGCGCAGGAAGCGTTCCACACCTGCGCGTTGCTGATGGCGGCGGCGTTCGGCAAGGAAACGGGCTTGACCGGCGGTGCGCGCGCGGTGGCACGCACCGCGATGTTCGCGGCGGCGCGCCGCTATATCGACGCGAATCTCGGCCAACCTGATCTGACCGTCGACAGCGTGCTGGCCATGTCGCAGCTGTCGCGCCCCACGCTGTATCGATTGTTCGAGCCGGAGGGCGGGCTCCACGCGTATATTCGCAACCGGCGCCTGCGCGAGGCGGCCGACGAACTGCATCGCTACCCGCGCAGGCCGGTGATCGACGTCGCGTACGGCTGGGGCTTCAATAGCGCGTCGGATTTCAATCGCGCGTTCAGACGTGCGTACGATATGTCGCCGGGCGATTTTCGCGCGGCCGCATCCGCAATCAATTCAGGGAGATGA
- a CDS encoding panthothenate synthetase, with protein sequence MRMLLNIQIPNEPFGTLVRDGRIGELMQKILEDMKPEAIYFTEQQGKRGAVAVVDVADASAIPALAEPWFLKLDAECELRIAMLPDDLMKAGLDALGDKWK encoded by the coding sequence ATGCGCATGCTTCTCAACATACAAATACCGAACGAACCGTTCGGCACACTCGTGCGCGACGGCCGAATCGGCGAGCTGATGCAAAAGATCCTCGAGGACATGAAGCCGGAAGCCATCTACTTCACCGAGCAGCAGGGCAAACGCGGCGCGGTGGCGGTCGTCGATGTCGCCGATGCATCGGCGATTCCCGCACTCGCCGAACCGTGGTTCCTGAAGCTCGACGCCGAGTGCGAACTGCGCATCGCGATGCTGCCCGATGATCTGATGAAAGCCGGCCTCGACGCGCTAGGCGACAAGTGGAAGTAG
- a CDS encoding leucine-rich repeat-containing protein kinase family protein gives MTTTLEQLRAGQLAGTRELKLACGLSEFPREIFDLVDTLEVLDLSNNALTTLPDDLPRLRKLRILFASNNPFTELPGVLGECAQLSMIGFKSNRIREVPASALPPLLRWLILTDNDIESLPAELGRCTQLQKLMLAGNRLRALPEELAACTRLELLRLAANRFDALPHWLLRLPRLAWLAYAGNPFDAALERAALIDTPISGIRWDALRLERPLGEGASGVIYRAALHADHEPAPRAVAVKLFKGAVTSDGLPDCEMAACIRGGEHANLIPVLGKVIGHPSDTHGLVMGLIDPRFASLAGPPSLASCTRDIYRDDACFDLETVLGIASGIAKVASHLHRRGVMHGDLYAHNILHGGAGRALLGDFGAASFFDAGDRELAIALQRLEVRAYGCLLEELLERCDAQADIAGQLAALKTRCLSEDIDSRPLFDEIVASVASFDRHIGNQSVRNRHLREGVKP, from the coding sequence GTGACCACGACTTTAGAACAACTGCGGGCCGGGCAACTGGCGGGTACGCGCGAACTCAAACTCGCGTGCGGTCTCAGCGAATTTCCGCGGGAGATTTTCGATCTCGTCGATACGCTCGAAGTGCTCGACCTGTCGAACAATGCACTGACGACGCTGCCCGACGATCTGCCGCGCCTGCGCAAACTGCGCATCCTGTTCGCATCCAACAACCCGTTCACCGAACTGCCCGGTGTGCTCGGCGAATGCGCGCAACTGAGCATGATCGGCTTCAAGTCGAATCGCATCCGCGAGGTGCCGGCGAGCGCGCTGCCGCCGCTGTTGCGTTGGCTGATTCTGACCGACAACGACATCGAAAGCTTGCCCGCGGAACTCGGCCGCTGCACGCAACTGCAGAAGCTGATGCTCGCCGGCAACCGGCTGCGCGCGCTGCCCGAGGAACTGGCCGCATGCACGCGGCTCGAACTGCTGCGGCTCGCGGCGAATCGGTTCGACGCGTTACCGCATTGGTTGCTGCGTCTGCCGCGGCTTGCGTGGCTCGCGTATGCGGGCAATCCGTTCGACGCGGCGCTCGAACGGGCGGCGCTCATCGACACACCGATCAGCGGCATTCGCTGGGATGCGTTGCGGCTCGAACGGCCGCTGGGCGAGGGCGCATCGGGCGTCATCTATCGCGCGGCGCTGCACGCGGACCACGAACCCGCGCCGCGTGCGGTCGCCGTCAAGCTGTTCAAGGGCGCGGTGACGAGCGACGGTTTGCCCGACTGCGAAATGGCTGCTTGCATTCGCGGCGGCGAACATGCGAACCTGATTCCCGTGCTCGGCAAGGTGATCGGGCATCCGTCGGACACGCATGGCCTCGTGATGGGATTGATCGATCCGCGCTTCGCCAGTCTGGCCGGTCCGCCGAGCCTCGCATCGTGCACCCGCGATATCTATCGCGACGACGCGTGCTTCGACCTCGAGACGGTGCTCGGTATCGCGAGCGGCATCGCGAAGGTCGCGAGTCATCTGCATCGGCGTGGCGTAATGCATGGCGATCTGTACGCGCACAATATCCTGCACGGCGGCGCGGGGCGCGCGCTGCTCGGCGATTTCGGCGCGGCGTCGTTTTTCGATGCCGGCGATCGCGAGCTCGCTATCGCGTTGCAGCGGCTCGAAGTGAGGGCGTACGGCTGTCTGCTCGAAGAACTGCTGGAGCGTTGCGACGCGCAAGCGGACATCGCCGGGCAACTGGCCGCGTTGAAGACGCGTTGTCTGAGCGAAGACATCGACAGCCGGCCGCTGTTCGACGAAATCGTCGCCAGCGTCGCGTCGTTCGATCGGCACATCGGCAACCAGTCCGTCCGCAACCGGCACCTCCGCGAAGGAGTCAAGCCATGA
- a CDS encoding methylated-DNA--[protein]-cysteine S-methyltransferase, whose product MTYAYKLIDSPVGQLKLVAKGECLAAILWERDKPNRVRLGEMSEANELAVLVETERQLREYFAGTRQTFDLPLDFQGTEFQKQVWRALLTIPFGQTRSYSEIAQQIGKLNAVRAVGAANGRNPISIVAPCHRVIGASGELTGFAGGLANKMLLLSLEAGQTSLEAAADDAQRPAPEGKAARPVRDDAPAKPAHHPPSRGTQGSLFGS is encoded by the coding sequence GTGACGTACGCATACAAGTTGATCGATTCGCCGGTCGGTCAGTTGAAGCTCGTGGCGAAAGGCGAATGCCTTGCCGCGATTCTATGGGAACGCGACAAGCCGAATCGCGTGCGACTCGGCGAAATGAGCGAAGCGAACGAGCTGGCGGTGCTCGTCGAAACCGAGCGGCAATTGCGCGAGTACTTCGCGGGCACGCGCCAGACCTTCGATCTGCCGCTCGATTTTCAGGGCACCGAGTTCCAGAAGCAGGTCTGGCGCGCGCTGCTGACCATCCCGTTTGGCCAGACGCGCAGCTACTCGGAGATCGCGCAGCAGATCGGCAAGCTCAATGCAGTGCGCGCGGTGGGCGCGGCAAATGGCCGGAATCCGATTTCGATCGTAGCGCCGTGTCATCGCGTGATTGGCGCGTCGGGCGAGCTGACGGGGTTCGCCGGCGGCCTCGCCAACAAGATGCTGCTGCTTTCGCTGGAGGCGGGGCAGACGTCGCTCGAAGCAGCGGCCGATGACGCGCAACGGCCCGCGCCGGAAGGAAAGGCGGCGCGGCCGGTCAGGGACGATGCACCCGCGAAACCGGCACATCACCCGCCGAGCCGGGGAACGCAGGGATCGCTGTTCGGTAGCTGA
- a CDS encoding Zn-dependent hydrolase → MVKIDPDRLMADLKRLRGFGAAGSGATGPGVVRLALSPVDLAAREWLVGRMTEAGLDARIDGVGTVFGRSRNSGPALVIGSHTDTQPTGGWLDGAMGVIYGLEIARALAENDATRHLAVDVASWIDEEGTFSGLLGSRSFVGEAVDESIRGATNRQGERLTDVLAAAGLAGRPRARFEAGRQVAYLEPHIEQGGRLEAIGKSIGVVTTIVGLRESRLRFTGQRNHAGTTPMAIRRDAGAALVAFIARMNDAFKQLADADTVWTVGRIDLDPGSMSVVPGAADMYLQFRDANPARLQAMEHALAELVRDFNAHNAISVDLQTIDEPIEPVSMDATLAEHIARAAEAIAPGQWLRMPSGAAHDAQVIARCMPACMMFVPSIGGVSHDFIEDTAEEHIVLGCQVAATAAASMLLQLSAGHS, encoded by the coding sequence GTGGTAAAGATCGATCCGGACCGGCTGATGGCCGACCTCAAACGGCTGCGCGGGTTTGGCGCGGCCGGCTCAGGCGCGACCGGTCCCGGCGTGGTCCGGCTCGCGCTGTCGCCGGTCGATCTTGCGGCACGCGAATGGCTGGTCGGCAGGATGACGGAGGCGGGGCTCGACGCGCGCATCGACGGCGTGGGCACCGTGTTCGGACGCTCGCGCAACAGCGGTCCCGCGCTCGTGATCGGTTCACACACGGACACGCAGCCGACCGGCGGCTGGCTCGATGGCGCAATGGGCGTGATCTACGGGCTCGAAATCGCCCGCGCGCTAGCGGAGAACGACGCGACGCGGCACCTCGCCGTCGACGTCGCGTCGTGGATCGACGAGGAAGGCACGTTCTCGGGCCTGCTCGGTAGCCGTAGCTTCGTCGGCGAGGCGGTCGACGAGTCGATTCGCGGCGCGACCAACCGGCAGGGCGAACGTCTCACCGATGTACTGGCGGCGGCGGGCCTCGCGGGCCGGCCGCGTGCGCGTTTCGAGGCAGGGCGCCAGGTCGCGTATCTGGAGCCGCATATCGAGCAGGGCGGGCGGCTCGAAGCGATCGGCAAGTCGATCGGCGTGGTCACGACGATCGTCGGGCTGCGCGAATCGCGGCTGCGCTTCACGGGTCAGCGCAACCATGCGGGCACGACGCCGATGGCGATCCGCCGCGACGCGGGCGCGGCGCTCGTCGCCTTCATCGCGCGGATGAACGACGCGTTCAAGCAACTGGCCGACGCGGATACTGTCTGGACCGTGGGCCGCATCGATCTCGATCCGGGCTCTATGAGCGTCGTACCCGGCGCTGCCGACATGTACCTGCAATTCCGCGACGCGAACCCCGCACGGCTTCAGGCAATGGAGCACGCGCTCGCGGAACTGGTGCGCGACTTCAATGCGCACAACGCCATAAGCGTCGACTTGCAGACGATCGACGAGCCGATCGAGCCCGTCAGCATGGACGCCACGCTCGCGGAGCACATCGCGCGAGCCGCCGAAGCGATCGCGCCGGGCCAGTGGCTGCGCATGCCGAGCGGTGCCGCACACGACGCGCAGGTGATCGCGCGTTGCATGCCGGCCTGCATGATGTTCGTGCCGAGCATCGGCGGCGTGAGTCACGACTTCATCGAGGACACGGCCGAGGAGCATATCGTGCTCGGCTGCCAGGTCGCCGCGACGGCCGCGGCTTCGATGCTGCTGCAGCTATCGGCGGGGCATTCCTGA
- a CDS encoding porin, protein MSMTAAHAQSSVMLGGFLDEGIATYRDSGGSRLFQMQDSAIFPTKFFFRGSEDMGGGLRANFSLDSMISLSTGGLDPQSRGAMFENSSWVGLSQAGIGSFRLGRQNDFAFDYYLLGGIDPATGIAGGMLNFRTGSFGADLLGVSGPAQIAGAVSGGPFAPITSNGQITGLAAINWDRVGGKRMSNAVKVVSEEYAGLSVGLMYSFGGTAGDFNNGAGKSAAINFRNGETRAAVVYTEQNYAPVNNGHSGIANLLAGARTKYAHFTVSGMYSQARNTHTGARIYALAGGVGYDFSPAWNLGGAYTYENGNELLKNVTINQAALQLTYTLSRRTSLYAAGVFQRTNGAYAAEIGNIVANGNIQSVFQLGMMHRF, encoded by the coding sequence ATGAGCATGACGGCCGCGCATGCGCAAAGTAGCGTTATGCTTGGAGGATTCCTTGACGAAGGGATCGCTACCTATCGTGATTCAGGTGGGTCACGTTTATTTCAAATGCAGGATTCCGCCATTTTTCCGACCAAGTTCTTCTTCCGCGGGAGCGAGGACATGGGGGGCGGCCTGCGCGCCAACTTCAGCCTCGACTCGATGATCAGCCTAAGCACAGGGGGACTTGATCCGCAGTCGCGCGGCGCGATGTTCGAGAACTCGTCGTGGGTCGGACTGAGTCAAGCAGGGATTGGCAGCTTCCGCCTCGGGCGGCAGAACGACTTCGCCTTCGACTATTACCTGCTCGGCGGTATCGATCCGGCCACGGGCATCGCTGGCGGTATGCTGAACTTCCGCACCGGTAGCTTCGGTGCCGACCTGCTCGGCGTTTCGGGTCCAGCCCAGATCGCCGGTGCCGTCTCAGGCGGCCCGTTCGCACCTATCACAAGCAACGGCCAGATCACTGGGTTAGCGGCCATCAACTGGGATCGTGTCGGCGGCAAACGAATGTCGAATGCCGTCAAGGTCGTCTCCGAAGAATATGCCGGGCTGTCGGTTGGCTTGATGTATAGCTTCGGCGGCACGGCGGGGGACTTCAACAACGGGGCTGGAAAGAGCGCCGCGATCAACTTCAGGAACGGGGAAACGCGTGCTGCGGTTGTTTACACCGAGCAGAACTACGCGCCGGTCAACAACGGGCATAGTGGCATCGCCAACCTCCTCGCCGGCGCAAGGACGAAGTACGCCCATTTCACGGTCTCGGGGATGTACAGCCAGGCGCGCAACACCCATACGGGTGCCAGGATTTACGCGCTTGCAGGTGGCGTCGGGTATGACTTCTCACCGGCCTGGAACCTCGGCGGCGCTTATACCTACGAAAATGGTAACGAGCTGCTGAAGAACGTGACGATCAACCAGGCCGCATTGCAGTTGACATACACGTTGTCGAGACGCACCTCGCTCTATGCCGCTGGTGTATTTCAACGCACCAACGGCGCATATGCTGCAGAAATCGGGAACATCGTGGCAAACGGCAATATCCAGTCAGTTTTTCAGCTTGGCATGATGCATCGATTCTGA
- a CDS encoding substrate-binding domain-containing protein, which yields MTQNMRRRVLLAGALAATGLTGVARFADDAHAQVPPGAKPKIALVLKSMSDPFTVAMVDAARNYQQHFSSQFSLTIRGTARQTDTAAQIRMVDEMIRAKMNAIVIAPTDSKALIPVIARAIKAGIITITIDNPLDDATQAAAGISVPFVGPNNRSGAKQVGQYLATRLKPGDQVGIIEGISVSSNAQQRTAGSRDAMDAAKVQVVAVESGNWEYGKGRDVAAKMLAEHPQLRALLCGNDNMAMGAVDAIRDAGRGGGVYVTGYDAIDAIKPLLADGRVLATMNQFADRQTVFGIDFALKAVTERRKQRELSRVIETPLQLVTASKR from the coding sequence ATGACGCAGAACATGCGCCGCCGCGTGCTGCTCGCGGGCGCGCTGGCAGCAACCGGTCTCACCGGCGTCGCGCGATTCGCGGACGATGCCCATGCCCAGGTACCGCCCGGCGCGAAGCCGAAGATCGCGCTCGTGCTCAAATCGATGTCGGACCCGTTCACGGTCGCGATGGTCGACGCCGCGCGCAATTACCAGCAGCACTTCTCGTCGCAATTCAGCCTGACGATTCGCGGCACGGCCAGGCAGACCGACACCGCCGCGCAGATCCGCATGGTCGACGAGATGATCAGGGCGAAGATGAACGCGATCGTGATCGCGCCGACCGACTCGAAGGCGCTGATCCCGGTGATTGCACGTGCGATCAAGGCCGGCATCATCACGATCACGATCGACAACCCGCTCGACGACGCGACGCAGGCGGCCGCCGGCATCTCGGTGCCGTTCGTCGGGCCGAACAATCGCAGCGGCGCGAAGCAGGTCGGCCAGTATCTGGCCACGCGGCTGAAGCCCGGCGATCAGGTCGGCATCATCGAAGGCATTTCGGTGAGCAGCAATGCGCAGCAGCGCACGGCCGGCAGCCGCGACGCGATGGATGCGGCGAAGGTGCAGGTCGTCGCGGTCGAGTCGGGTAACTGGGAATACGGCAAGGGCCGCGACGTGGCCGCGAAGATGCTGGCCGAGCATCCGCAGCTTCGCGCGCTGTTATGCGGCAACGACAACATGGCGATGGGCGCGGTCGACGCGATTCGCGACGCGGGCCGTGGCGGCGGTGTCTACGTCACCGGCTACGACGCGATCGATGCGATCAAGCCGCTGCTCGCCGACGGCCGCGTGCTCGCGACGATGAACCAGTTCGCCGACCGCCAGACCGTGTTCGGCATCGACTTCGCATTAAAGGCGGTGACCGAGCGACGCAAGCAGCGCGAGCTGTCGAGGGTGATCGAGACGCCGCTGCAACTGGTGACGGCCTCGAAACGTTGA
- a CDS encoding methyl-accepting chemotaxis protein — translation MLMLLRNLKVRNRLFVSFAIVILLLCGAAGFALFQAHRIESHLVDIKQNWMESIKTIADLRLALSTDRRATLGLVLSDSKQAKDTNAAIRAQALDQLRKGVDHYEKNALPGEDRQYFENDKRAIAAYAVINKELYTLAMTDNPDLATARVLANTKIFDVFKSTENTLSAHMDFIQKNADEAAENAIHDYDMALMLTFSVICIAIIATVYVCNTVATSIVFPLNDAVRIAEAVASGDLTSQVRVHSDTELGQLMRALRSMNESLVDIVKQVRSGSEAVLTGASEIAAGNENLSQRTEEQAASLEQTVASIQQLTATVENNAANARQGLKLAQTTSDLANGGGEVMKVVVTTMSGIADQSRKVADIIATIEGIAFQTNILALNAAVEAARAGNEGRGFAVVAQEVRTLAQRSASAAKEIKELVSNSVTRVDQGSQLVNDAGSKINEVVSEFAHVSSLMEEITHASDDGHRGIMEINKAIGEIDTVTQHNAALVEEAAAAARGVHAEAERLQSLVTNFKIARAI, via the coding sequence ATGCTAATGCTTCTTCGCAATCTCAAAGTACGCAACCGGCTGTTTGTTAGCTTCGCAATCGTTATCCTGCTGTTATGCGGTGCCGCGGGATTTGCGCTTTTCCAGGCGCATCGGATCGAATCGCATCTAGTGGACATCAAACAGAATTGGATGGAGTCGATCAAAACGATTGCTGATCTTCGTCTGGCCCTCAGCACGGATCGTCGCGCCACGCTGGGTCTGGTGTTGTCTGATTCCAAACAAGCCAAAGATACCAATGCGGCGATCCGTGCCCAAGCCTTGGATCAGCTGAGAAAGGGTGTCGATCACTATGAGAAAAACGCGCTGCCGGGCGAGGATCGTCAGTATTTCGAGAACGATAAGAGGGCAATTGCTGCGTATGCGGTGATCAACAAAGAACTCTACACACTTGCAATGACTGACAATCCAGATCTTGCTACCGCGCGGGTGCTCGCCAACACCAAGATCTTTGATGTCTTCAAGTCCACCGAGAACACGCTCAGCGCCCATATGGACTTCATCCAGAAGAATGCGGATGAAGCTGCGGAAAACGCCATTCACGACTACGACATGGCCCTGATGCTGACATTCAGCGTGATCTGTATCGCTATCATTGCGACGGTATATGTCTGCAACACGGTTGCCACATCAATCGTCTTCCCGTTAAATGACGCCGTAAGAATTGCCGAAGCAGTTGCGTCGGGGGATTTGACGTCACAGGTCAGGGTGCATTCCGATACTGAACTCGGCCAATTGATGCGTGCGCTTCGCAGCATGAATGAGAGTCTCGTGGATATCGTGAAGCAAGTCCGGTCCGGTAGCGAGGCCGTATTGACCGGCGCATCCGAAATCGCGGCAGGTAACGAGAACCTGAGCCAGCGCACCGAGGAACAGGCGGCGTCTCTCGAACAGACGGTAGCTTCGATCCAGCAGTTGACGGCGACCGTGGAGAACAACGCGGCGAATGCCAGACAGGGCCTCAAACTCGCGCAGACTACATCCGATTTGGCAAACGGCGGTGGAGAGGTCATGAAAGTGGTCGTGACCACCATGTCAGGCATTGCCGATCAATCCAGGAAAGTCGCCGACATCATTGCGACTATCGAGGGTATCGCCTTTCAGACCAATATCCTGGCCCTTAACGCGGCGGTTGAAGCTGCACGTGCTGGCAACGAAGGTCGTGGCTTCGCCGTCGTTGCTCAGGAGGTCCGCACGCTGGCTCAACGCTCGGCATCGGCCGCCAAGGAAATCAAGGAATTGGTCAGCAATTCGGTCACCCGCGTTGATCAGGGATCTCAGCTGGTGAACGATGCCGGGTCAAAAATTAACGAGGTGGTGAGTGAGTTCGCCCACGTTTCGAGCCTGATGGAGGAGATCACCCATGCATCCGATGACGGCCACCGGGGCATCATGGAGATAAACAAGGCAATCGGCGAAATCGATACCGTGACCCAGCACAACGCAGCCCTGGTCGAAGAGGCCGCTGCCGCTGCCCGTGGCGTTCATGCGGAAGCTGAACGCCTACAGTCACTGGTTACCAACTTCAAGATCGCACGCGCTATTTGA
- a CDS encoding Bug family tripartite tricarboxylate transporter substrate binding protein has translation MTLNANRKIFVGAALAFAAVAGITMSSRGFAAQTAPVKASIAKAPAKSAPVKLIAAGPNQNSDLVARALAPALSKALGTDVVVENQADAAAVSAAKAAPADGLTLLVGDTDQVDGARQDLTPVAQVTGHAGLVLVAGNGAGLSGTDIKDYADLISRLKDNPNCYMFGSTGTTSREYLAMVAFQKRAGVKMIHTAYKSAAEQIPALLSGKVQMIEIPYEMAAPQIKAGKMRVLAVLGSRRIPEIQNVPALGEMFPGFDFASHTGVLAPKDLPAPVRDKIADAVKMAVQDPNVQKALNVNGHQAAYLASADYAKVIATDHDKLSQPAK, from the coding sequence GTGACCTTGAACGCGAATCGAAAAATCTTCGTCGGTGCGGCACTCGCTTTCGCCGCGGTCGCCGGCATCACGATGTCGAGTCGTGGCTTCGCGGCACAGACGGCACCCGTCAAAGCCTCCATCGCCAAAGCACCGGCGAAGTCGGCGCCGGTCAAGCTGATCGCTGCCGGACCGAACCAGAATTCAGACCTGGTTGCACGCGCACTGGCACCGGCATTGAGCAAGGCGCTGGGCACCGATGTTGTCGTCGAAAATCAGGCGGACGCAGCTGCGGTGTCGGCAGCAAAAGCAGCGCCCGCTGACGGACTGACGCTTCTCGTCGGCGATACCGATCAAGTGGACGGCGCACGCCAGGATTTGACTCCGGTGGCACAGGTCACCGGTCACGCGGGCCTGGTTCTGGTCGCGGGCAACGGCGCCGGTTTGAGCGGCACCGACATCAAGGACTACGCCGATCTGATCAGCCGTCTGAAGGACAATCCGAACTGCTACATGTTTGGATCGACAGGCACCACGTCGCGTGAATATCTGGCGATGGTGGCGTTCCAGAAGCGAGCGGGCGTCAAAATGATTCATACCGCCTACAAGAGCGCCGCTGAACAGATCCCGGCGCTCTTGAGCGGCAAGGTGCAAATGATAGAGATTCCGTATGAAATGGCGGCGCCGCAGATCAAGGCCGGCAAGATGCGTGTGCTCGCGGTCCTGGGCTCGCGCCGTATTCCCGAGATTCAGAATGTTCCCGCACTCGGCGAAATGTTCCCAGGCTTCGATTTCGCGTCGCATACGGGTGTGTTGGCACCGAAGGATCTCCCGGCGCCGGTCCGCGATAAGATCGCGGATGCCGTGAAGATGGCAGTGCAGGACCCGAACGTCCAGAAGGCGTTGAACGTCAACGGTCACCAGGCTGCATATCTCGCATCCGCTGACTATGCGAAGGTTATCGCCACTGACCACGACAAGCTGAGTCAGCCCGCGAAGTAA